In one window of Armatimonadota bacterium DNA:
- a CDS encoding Gfo/Idh/MocA family oxidoreductase, which yields MTRKRSSKPIKVGVVGVGRGSGFARGAGPHLGMKLVALCDTSEEPLRALGTELGVAAYTDYDRFLKHDMDAVILANYFHQHAPFAIRALRAGKHVMSETSACLTLAEGVALVEAVEKSGKIYMFAENYAYMLHNQEMRRLFQRGKIGTFMYGEGEYVHPGDADFINRISPGVDHWRNWIPATYYCTHSLSPIMFITDTWPVRVNGFVIPAAEDDPVRVRTVRRNDAASMIALRMDNGAVVKLLQVGLRGEGIWVRIHGSRGQMENLRHGDRGMLRLRCEAYHETGRKPEHRTYLPKFPRGHARAVSAGHGGGDYFMNYHFARAIRTGEQPYLDVYRGVAMSIVGILAYRSALQDSATLDVPDFRKKSVRRKYASDDWSPDPENRRPGQPWPSIRGDTKPTPQGLNYARRIWKSAGYREGK from the coding sequence ATGACTCGAAAACGGAGCAGCAAACCCATCAAAGTCGGCGTCGTCGGCGTCGGCCGCGGCAGCGGCTTCGCCCGCGGCGCAGGGCCGCACCTCGGCATGAAGCTCGTCGCCCTCTGCGATACATCGGAAGAACCCCTCCGCGCTCTCGGCACGGAACTCGGCGTCGCCGCGTACACCGACTACGACCGCTTCCTCAAGCACGACATGGACGCGGTCATCCTCGCCAACTACTTTCATCAGCACGCCCCCTTCGCCATCCGGGCGCTCAGGGCAGGCAAGCACGTCATGTCCGAAACCTCCGCCTGCTTGACCCTCGCCGAAGGCGTCGCCCTCGTCGAGGCCGTCGAGAAAAGCGGCAAGATCTACATGTTCGCCGAAAACTACGCCTACATGCTGCATAACCAGGAAATGCGCCGCCTCTTCCAGCGCGGCAAGATCGGCACATTCATGTACGGCGAGGGCGAATACGTCCACCCCGGCGACGCCGACTTCATCAACCGCATCTCCCCCGGCGTGGATCACTGGCGCAACTGGATCCCCGCGACGTACTACTGCACGCACTCGCTGTCGCCGATCATGTTCATCACCGACACCTGGCCGGTTCGGGTGAACGGCTTCGTCATCCCCGCCGCCGAGGATGACCCGGTGCGCGTGCGCACCGTCCGCCGCAATGACGCCGCCTCCATGATCGCCCTGCGCATGGACAACGGTGCGGTGGTGAAACTGCTCCAGGTCGGCCTGCGCGGCGAGGGCATCTGGGTGCGCATCCACGGCAGCCGCGGCCAGATGGAGAACCTCCGCCACGGAGACCGCGGCATGCTGCGGCTGCGCTGCGAGGCGTATCACGAGACGGGGAGGAAGCCCGAGCACCGCACCTACCTGCCGAAGTTTCCCCGCGGGCACGCGCGCGCGGTTTCCGCCGGCCACGGCGGCGGCGATTACTTCATGAACTATCACTTCGCCCGCGCCATCCGCACCGGCGAGCAGCCGTACCTCGATGTCTATCGCGGCGTCGCCATGTCCATCGTCGGCATTCTCGCGTATCGCTCCGCGCTCCAGGATTCCGCGACGCTCGACGTGCCGGACTTTCGCAAGAAGTCCGTGCGTAGGAAGTACGCAAGCGACGACTGGTCGCCCGATCCGGAGAACCGCCGCCCGGGGCAGCCGTGGCCCAGCATCCGCGGCGACACCAAGCCGACCCCGCAAGGACTCAACTACGCCCGGCGGATCTGGAAATCGGCGGGTTACCGCGAGGGGAAATAG
- a CDS encoding prolyl oligopeptidase family serine peptidase codes for MKVGARMYHLCLWTAFASMLAISLATAAADDEPAPVDQPAIPFADQYEARIYMPYRLLKPKDYDPNRAYPLVLFLHGMGERGSDNSLQLINGVSEFFANEQARAKHTCFAVIPQCPADDTWANWNDRTSGLTRPARAALDIVAALQKEFSIDPARLYIGGLSMGGFGTWDIIAAHPDIFAAAFPICGGGDPAQAARLVNIPIWAFHGAEDNVVKPDQSRRMIKAIQDAGGQPKYTEYPGVGHDSWTNAFHEPGLLDWLFAQNLPSAAASGPAGK; via the coding sequence ATGAAAGTAGGTGCAAGGATGTATCACCTCTGTCTCTGGACCGCCTTCGCGAGCATGCTCGCCATCTCCCTGGCGACAGCCGCAGCGGATGATGAACCAGCGCCGGTCGACCAGCCTGCCATCCCCTTCGCCGATCAGTACGAAGCCCGCATCTACATGCCCTACCGCCTACTCAAACCCAAGGACTACGACCCCAACCGCGCGTATCCCCTCGTCCTCTTCCTCCACGGCATGGGCGAGCGCGGGTCCGACAACAGCCTCCAGTTGATTAACGGCGTGAGCGAGTTCTTCGCCAACGAACAAGCGCGCGCGAAGCACACTTGCTTCGCCGTGATCCCGCAGTGCCCCGCCGATGACACCTGGGCGAACTGGAATGATAGGACGAGCGGGCTGACGCGTCCGGCGCGCGCCGCGCTCGACATCGTCGCCGCGCTGCAGAAGGAGTTCAGCATAGACCCCGCGCGCCTCTACATCGGCGGGCTGTCAATGGGCGGCTTCGGCACATGGGACATCATCGCCGCCCATCCTGACATCTTCGCCGCCGCGTTCCCGATCTGCGGCGGCGGCGATCCGGCCCAGGCCGCGCGGCTCGTCAACATCCCAATCTGGGCCTTCCACGGCGCAGAAGACAACGTGGTCAAGCCGGATCAATCGCGCAGGATGATTAAGGCCATCCAGGACGCAGGCGGCCAGCCAAAGTACACCGAATACCCCGGCGTCGGCCACGATAGCTGGACCAATGCTTTCCACGAGCCCGGCCTGCTCGACTGGCTCTTCGCGCAGAATCTGCCGTCCGCCGCCGCATCCGGCCCGGCCGGCAAGTAG